TCTTCTGAAGGCTCTAGGGACGATAGTTACAGGCCAAGGTCAAGAACTCCCTCGGATGAATCTTTCTCCTATGAGGAAGACAACATGCATGAACGTAAGGGTAAAAATTCCTTTACCAGGGGTTTGGGAAATGATGTTATGGGTAGGGCATTACatcaaatctccaagtcacccttcacacgCAGGGTAGAAGAAGGGAAGCttcctcggcgcttcacacagcCAGCTTTCACCATTTACAATGGTCGAACagatcctgtggagcatgtgagtcatttcacTCAAATGATGGTGGTATATTCTAAGAATGAAATTTTggtgtgcaaagtcttcccctccagcctAGGACTTAtggcgatgaggtggtttgatggcttgagggcaggtTCTATTAATTCTTTCgaggaacttactagggcatttggttctcgtTTAATCACATGCAATAGAGTTCCTCAGCCCTTGGATTccttattatccatggccatgagagaaGGAGAAACCTTGAAGACATACTCAGACAAATActaggagatgttcaatgagattgatggggattttgatgatgtggcgataaggaccttcaaggtcggcctacctgtAGAGCACAacttgaggaaatctttgaccaaaaagcttGTAAGAAGTGTACGTCGGCTCATAGATcgcattgatgaatataaatgggttaaggaagatcaacagcaagggaaggaaaaggagaaggttatccctcaggagagaagggatttcaggtcgaacAGATACAACAACAGCAGCAGGCCCCAAAGAGATTTTGCGTGGTAAACTGGCCCTACCACTCTTCAGGTGGTTAATACCGTCTTTAAAGAACTAGTGCACCAActtttggagaaaataaggaatGAACTATACTTCAAATGACCCAATAAGATGGTGGAGGACCCTATGAGGTGCAATCAAAACCTTCAGTGCCAatatcaccaggagaggggtcataccactaAGGATTGTCGAAcgctgtggaaccatctagagcagttggttaaagagggaaggTTAAAGCAATTCTTGTATCGGCCAAATGGGCAGGGAAACCACTCGGGGGTGGTAAATCAGGGTAACACTTCATCAAAGCCTCCTCTAGGCACGatcaatattatttttgctgcacTTGAAAGAACTGGCTCTCATCCTTCCAGGGTGATGTCCGTGGCTCGGACATTGGCCGGGGATTCTAGTCAtgagccgaagaggattaaggggAGCATCCTACCATTTTTAGGTTTCTCAAAAGAGGACAAGATCGAGACtatccaaccacatgatgatgctttggtggttacgTTGAGGATAGGGAGCTACAATGTGAGAAGGGTAATGGTTGATTAGGGCAATGGTGCA
The sequence above is drawn from the Castanea sativa cultivar Marrone di Chiusa Pesio chromosome 5, ASM4071231v1 genome and encodes:
- the LOC142637422 gene encoding uncharacterized protein LOC142637422 codes for the protein MVEDPMRCNQNLQCQYHQERGHTTKDCRTLWNHLEQLVKEGRLKQFLYRPNGQGNHSGVVNQGNTSSKPPLGTINIIFAALERTGSHPSRVMSVARTLAGDSSHEPKRIKGSILPFLGFSKEDKIETIQPHDDALVVTLRIGSYNVRRVMVD